A single genomic interval of Rhizobium leguminosarum bv. trifolii WSM1325 harbors:
- a CDS encoding protease Do (KEGG: ret:RHE_CH01120 serine protease DO-like protein~TIGRFAM: protease Do~PFAM: peptidase S1 and S6 chymotrypsin/Hap; PDZ/DHR/GLGF domain protein~SMART: PDZ/DHR/GLGF domain protein), protein MSHILRNHRTAALVGAAIIAGAACLPLALNASNAVAAPSDNGGILAPNGSFASIVEADKPAVVTITTTMKATDVSADQESPMDEQFRQFFEDQGIPLPRQAPQKRPSQQAMALGSGFIISRDGVIVTNNHVIDNAVDIKVTLDDGTELPAKLIGTDPKSDVAVLKIEAGKPLQTIAWGDSDRLKLGDQILAIGNPFGIGTTVTAGIVSARGRDLHSGPYDDFIQIDAPINHGNSGGPLVDRSGNVVGINTAIYSPNGGSVGVGFAIPSDEAKAIVAKLQKDGSIDHGYLGVQIQPVTKDVADAVGLDKTGGALVAAVTADTPAAHAGLKPGDIVTSVGGESVKTPKDLSRLVADLSPGAKKSLSVWRDGKTIDLNVTVGTNEEGQKQAAAESPDAQDQSSGQPSLGIGLADLTPDVRQQLNLPRSINGAVVAKVAPDKSAAAAGIQSGDVIVSVNDRPVHNARDVKTAIADAGKAGRKSVLLLVERDGNKTFVAVPFGAA, encoded by the coding sequence ATGTCACACATCCTCCGCAACCATCGCACCGCAGCCCTTGTCGGGGCCGCCATCATCGCCGGCGCAGCCTGCCTGCCCCTCGCCCTCAACGCCTCCAATGCCGTTGCTGCGCCTTCGGATAACGGCGGCATTCTCGCCCCCAACGGCTCCTTCGCTTCCATCGTCGAAGCCGACAAGCCTGCGGTCGTCACCATCACCACGACGATGAAGGCGACCGATGTCAGCGCCGACCAGGAATCGCCGATGGACGAGCAGTTCCGCCAGTTCTTCGAGGATCAGGGCATCCCGCTGCCGCGCCAGGCACCGCAAAAGCGGCCTTCGCAGCAGGCGATGGCGCTCGGTTCCGGCTTCATCATCAGCCGCGACGGGGTGATCGTCACCAACAACCATGTCATCGACAATGCCGTCGATATCAAGGTGACGCTGGATGACGGCACGGAACTGCCGGCCAAGCTGATCGGCACCGATCCGAAATCCGATGTCGCCGTGCTGAAGATAGAGGCGGGCAAGCCGCTGCAGACTATCGCCTGGGGCGATTCCGACAGGCTGAAGCTCGGCGACCAGATTCTGGCGATCGGCAACCCCTTCGGCATCGGCACCACGGTGACGGCAGGCATCGTCTCGGCGCGCGGCCGCGACCTGCACAGCGGGCCTTATGACGATTTCATCCAGATCGACGCGCCGATCAACCATGGCAATTCCGGAGGACCGCTGGTCGACCGCAGCGGCAATGTCGTCGGCATCAACACCGCCATCTATTCGCCGAACGGCGGCAGCGTCGGCGTCGGTTTCGCCATTCCCTCCGACGAGGCCAAGGCGATCGTCGCCAAGCTGCAGAAGGACGGCTCGATCGATCACGGCTATCTCGGCGTGCAGATCCAGCCGGTCACCAAGGATGTCGCCGATGCCGTCGGCCTCGATAAGACCGGCGGCGCGCTGGTTGCCGCCGTCACCGCCGATACGCCGGCCGCCCATGCCGGCCTGAAGCCCGGCGATATCGTCACGTCAGTCGGCGGCGAGAGCGTCAAGACGCCGAAAGACCTGTCGCGCCTGGTCGCCGACCTTTCGCCGGGCGCGAAAAAATCCCTCAGCGTCTGGCGCGACGGCAAGACGATCGATCTCAACGTCACCGTCGGCACCAATGAGGAAGGCCAGAAACAGGCGGCGGCCGAAAGCCCCGACGCTCAAGATCAGAGCTCCGGCCAGCCGAGCCTCGGCATCGGCCTCGCCGATCTGACGCCCGATGTGCGCCAGCAGCTCAACCTGCCGCGCTCGATCAACGGTGCGGTGGTCGCCAAGGTCGCCCCGGACAAGTCAGCGGCTGCCGCCGGCATCCAGTCCGGCGATGTCATCGTCTCGGTGAATGACAGACCTGTTCATAACGCCCGCGACGTCAAGACCGCAATTGCCGATGCCGGCAAGGCCGGCCGCAAGTCGGTGCTGCTGCTCGTCGAACGCGATGGCAACAAGACCTTTGTCGCCGTGCCGTTTGGGGCGGCGTGA
- a CDS encoding transcriptional regulator, LacI family (PFAM: periplasmic binding protein/LacI transcriptional regulator; regulatory protein LacI~SMART: regulatory protein LacI~KEGG: rec:RHECIAT_CH0001198 probable transcriptional regulator protein, LacI family) → MERGRKARRGAHVKLSDVAKKVGVSPITISRALRNPEIVSEDLRQTILRTVDEMGYTPNLAARALAGRHNGIIGVITPALHQHGFAGLMIGIEDCLRATEFRVQYSNTLHHADGEAGELRSFLTQKPAGVIIAGAESYRDLLPLIENATCPIAHITDLSQEPARLVVGLDHHAAGAEPTRFLLSRGYERIGFIGRGTDIRSRRRKEGYEAAMREASRFDPDLAIGGDEGSSTGLGRELFARLLQRVPDIDAVFAQSDDLALGVLIECAVRGIRVPEDVGICGFNDLEFSAFTQPTLTTVQIARYDIGYRVADMLLRAIRDEPPGQDKVDCGFSIIPRGSTR, encoded by the coding sequence GTGGAGCGGGGGCGGAAAGCCAGGCGCGGCGCGCATGTGAAGTTGAGCGATGTGGCAAAGAAGGTGGGGGTCAGCCCCATCACGATTTCGCGTGCGCTTCGCAATCCTGAAATCGTCTCGGAGGATCTGCGCCAGACCATCCTGCGCACGGTAGACGAGATGGGGTACACCCCCAATCTTGCCGCCCGGGCGCTGGCCGGTCGCCATAACGGCATCATCGGCGTCATCACCCCCGCTTTGCACCAGCACGGCTTCGCCGGCCTGATGATCGGCATCGAGGATTGCTTGCGCGCCACCGAATTCCGCGTGCAATATTCCAATACGCTCCACCATGCCGACGGCGAGGCCGGCGAGCTCAGATCCTTCCTGACGCAGAAGCCGGCCGGCGTCATCATTGCCGGCGCCGAATCCTATCGTGATCTCCTGCCGCTGATCGAGAACGCCACCTGTCCGATCGCCCATATCACCGATCTCAGCCAGGAGCCGGCACGGCTGGTCGTCGGCCTTGATCATCATGCGGCAGGCGCCGAACCCACCCGCTTCCTGCTGTCGCGGGGCTATGAGAGGATCGGCTTCATCGGCCGCGGCACGGATATTCGCTCGCGTCGCCGGAAGGAAGGCTATGAGGCCGCGATGCGGGAAGCCAGCCGTTTCGATCCCGATCTCGCCATTGGCGGAGATGAGGGAAGCAGCACCGGCCTCGGCAGGGAATTGTTTGCCCGCCTGTTGCAGCGCGTGCCGGATATCGATGCCGTCTTTGCCCAAAGCGACGATCTGGCGCTCGGCGTGCTCATCGAATGCGCCGTGCGCGGCATCCGCGTGCCGGAGGATGTCGGCATCTGCGGCTTCAACGATCTGGAATTTTCGGCCTTCACCCAGCCGACGCTGACGACGGTGCAAATTGCACGCTACGATATCGGCTACCGCGTCGCCGACATGCTGCTACGCGCCATCCGCGACGAGCCGCCCGGCCAAGACAAGGTCGATTGCGGCTTCTCCATCATCCCGCGCGGCTCGACGCGCTAG
- a CDS encoding transcriptional regulator, LysR family (PFAM: LysR substrate-binding; regulatory protein LysR~KEGG: ret:RHE_CH01122 LysR family transcriptional regulator), whose protein sequence is MDNTGLSLDRMRTFVRVAERGNLSMVARELGVGQSTVTRHLNELEEAVGVPLLSRTTRRVTLTDEGSRYYSNCLQILRLVEQAAEEARDARRAPAGAVRLSCTAALGVMHITRLIFDFQDRHPDIRVDLNLTDERIDLVREGVDVALRLGPLADSAMKLHALGESHRLLVGAPTYLSVHGRPQHPADLSRYETVVMSNVAGSDQLVLSSPDGGSLMIPVSGKLRVDHGLAAREAFAAGRGIGPAHLWLVHDLLDDGQLEVVLGDYRPLPVPVSLLIVPERAAIARVRLLVDFLVAEVSKLPGIRPS, encoded by the coding sequence ATGGATAATACGGGACTGTCTCTCGACAGAATGCGCACCTTCGTTCGCGTCGCCGAACGCGGCAATCTGTCGATGGTCGCAAGAGAGCTGGGTGTCGGTCAATCCACCGTGACGCGGCACCTCAATGAACTTGAGGAGGCTGTCGGCGTACCGCTTCTCAGCCGAACCACGCGTCGCGTGACTCTCACGGACGAGGGTAGCCGCTATTATAGCAACTGCCTGCAGATATTGCGCCTGGTCGAACAGGCTGCCGAAGAAGCGCGAGATGCCCGTCGGGCCCCTGCCGGTGCTGTTCGGCTTTCGTGTACGGCAGCGCTCGGCGTGATGCACATCACGCGCCTGATCTTCGATTTCCAGGACAGGCATCCGGACATTCGGGTCGACCTCAACCTGACGGACGAGCGGATCGACCTGGTTCGCGAAGGCGTCGATGTCGCACTCCGTCTTGGGCCTCTCGCCGACAGCGCGATGAAACTTCATGCGCTCGGAGAAAGCCATCGGCTGCTGGTGGGCGCTCCGACCTATTTGTCCGTCCATGGACGGCCGCAGCACCCAGCCGATCTGTCACGCTACGAAACCGTCGTGATGTCGAATGTGGCCGGCAGCGACCAGCTCGTTCTTTCCTCTCCCGATGGCGGAAGCCTGATGATCCCCGTCAGCGGCAAGCTGCGCGTCGATCACGGGCTTGCGGCGCGCGAAGCCTTTGCCGCCGGTCGCGGCATTGGTCCTGCACACCTCTGGTTGGTCCACGATCTTCTGGACGACGGTCAACTCGAGGTCGTGCTTGGCGATTATCGTCCCTTACCGGTTCCGGTGAGCTTGCTGATCGTTCCAGAGCGTGCAGCCATTGCCCGCGTTCGGCTTCTCGTCGACTTTCTTGTCGCCGAGGTTTCCAAATTGCCGGGAATCCGGCCATCGTAA
- a CDS encoding NmrA family protein (PFAM: NmrA family protein~KEGG: rec:RHECIAT_CH0001200 hypothetical protein), giving the protein MSAHEKPLIAIVGATSKQGRSVATTLLDSQRFRVRAFTRKKDSPEALRLEKRGAEIVTVPLELGRQKDLVAAFKGADGAFLMTPPIAPPETIETPLGRQLADAAAEAGVGHIVFSTLENVDKITSGTKYAPHFTDKARVADHIRGLPISHSFVMLAFFYTNLLEYYVPRMEGDTLLLPVYLPEDFRAPFVDPLTATGPAVLEIFSNPERYNGKTLPIVGDIISPSEMIETFQRVTGLKAAYRNAFTRDGLLHYFPEFAANELLVRELLGMVEYAVDYGYFGKEHDLEWSRRLNPDTLNWEQYLKTTGWRGDKRSFGR; this is encoded by the coding sequence ATGTCTGCCCATGAAAAACCACTGATCGCGATTGTCGGCGCAACGAGCAAACAGGGGCGCAGCGTTGCCACGACGCTCCTTGACAGCCAACGTTTCCGGGTGCGCGCTTTCACCCGGAAAAAGGATTCCCCTGAAGCTTTACGTCTGGAGAAACGCGGCGCTGAAATCGTCACCGTCCCTCTCGAACTTGGCCGTCAAAAGGACCTCGTTGCCGCCTTCAAAGGCGCGGATGGCGCATTTCTGATGACGCCGCCGATCGCCCCGCCGGAGACCATCGAGACCCCTCTCGGCCGACAACTGGCGGATGCCGCCGCTGAGGCCGGCGTCGGGCATATAGTTTTCAGCACGCTGGAGAATGTCGACAAGATCACCAGTGGCACGAAGTATGCGCCGCATTTTACCGACAAGGCACGCGTAGCAGACCACATTCGCGGCTTGCCGATCTCTCATTCCTTCGTCATGCTGGCATTCTTTTATACGAATCTGCTCGAATATTATGTGCCGCGCATGGAGGGCGATACGCTGCTCCTGCCGGTTTATCTTCCCGAAGATTTCCGAGCGCCTTTTGTCGATCCGCTGACCGCGACCGGGCCTGCCGTCCTCGAGATTTTCTCAAATCCCGAGCGTTACAACGGCAAAACCCTGCCGATCGTTGGCGACATCATTTCTCCGAGCGAGATGATCGAAACCTTTCAGCGCGTGACCGGCCTCAAGGCCGCGTATCGAAACGCTTTCACCCGGGATGGCCTGCTGCACTATTTTCCAGAATTTGCTGCCAACGAACTTCTCGTTCGAGAGCTTCTGGGGATGGTCGAATACGCTGTCGACTATGGCTATTTCGGCAAGGAGCACGACCTTGAATGGAGCCGTCGCCTGAACCCCGACACGCTCAACTGGGAACAATATCTCAAGACGACGGGGTGGCGTGGCGATAAGCGGTCTTTCGGACGTTGA
- a CDS encoding Alcohol dehydrogenase zinc-binding domain protein (PFAM: Alcohol dehydrogenase zinc-binding domain protein; Alcohol dehydrogenase GroES domain protein~KEGG: ret:RHE_CH01124 quinone oxidoreductase protein) — MTDQIIWLNAPGDTAQFHVEEHHQCEPPGHGEIQIRHEAIGTNFLDVYHRKGLYPMPSYPSVIGAEAAGIVDDVGPGVSIFEKGDRVAYGGPPVGAYRSTRNIAAERAIKLPDAVSAKTAASSLLKGMTAYMLLKKTYDVRAGTQVLIHAAAGGLGSILVRWARSLDATVIGTVGSSEKAALAASYGADHLIVGRDADIVADVKRLTNGLGVDVAYDGIGGDTLLKSIRSVRPFGMAVTIGQAAGAIPPVPVEELRPGKALCHPSIMAWCADIGQYREAALAAVGAMETGIVSQIGAEYRLADVAKAHEEMETGRSAGSILLIP, encoded by the coding sequence ATGACCGACCAAATCATATGGCTGAACGCCCCCGGTGATACCGCCCAGTTCCATGTTGAGGAGCATCACCAGTGTGAACCTCCCGGTCATGGCGAGATACAAATCCGTCACGAGGCGATCGGAACCAACTTTCTCGACGTCTATCACCGCAAGGGCCTCTATCCCATGCCTTCCTATCCCTCGGTGATCGGCGCCGAGGCGGCGGGCATCGTCGACGATGTCGGTCCCGGCGTCTCCATCTTCGAAAAGGGTGACCGCGTCGCCTATGGAGGGCCTCCGGTTGGCGCCTATCGCTCCACCAGGAATATTGCCGCCGAAAGGGCGATCAAGCTTCCGGATGCCGTTTCAGCGAAAACGGCAGCGAGTTCGCTGCTCAAAGGCATGACCGCCTACATGCTGCTGAAAAAGACCTATGATGTGCGTGCAGGAACCCAGGTTCTGATCCATGCGGCTGCGGGCGGGCTCGGGAGCATCCTCGTTCGCTGGGCCAGATCGCTCGATGCCACGGTGATCGGGACGGTCGGCTCTTCCGAAAAGGCCGCACTCGCCGCATCGTATGGAGCCGATCACCTTATTGTCGGACGAGACGCCGATATCGTCGCGGACGTGAAGCGGCTGACGAACGGGCTTGGTGTCGACGTCGCCTATGACGGGATCGGCGGTGACACGCTTCTCAAAAGCATACGCTCTGTCCGCCCATTCGGCATGGCTGTCACCATCGGCCAGGCCGCCGGTGCCATTCCACCGGTGCCTGTCGAGGAACTTCGCCCGGGCAAGGCGCTCTGCCATCCGAGCATCATGGCCTGGTGCGCTGACATCGGACAGTATCGCGAGGCTGCTCTGGCTGCCGTCGGGGCGATGGAAACCGGGATCGTTTCGCAGATCGGTGCCGAATATCGTTTGGCCGATGTTGCCAAGGCGCATGAAGAGATGGAAACCGGACGCTCGGCGGGCAGTATCCTGCTGATCCCTTGA
- a CDS encoding transcriptional regulator, LysR family (PFAM: LysR substrate-binding; regulatory protein LysR~KEGG: ret:RHE_CH01125 LysR family transcriptional regulator), whose translation MKIPYCFTMIGKEFTKLDWDDLRHFLALAQSGTLLGAAKQLGVEHATISRRVSSLEASLGRKLVDRRGRRIILTSDGEQVARHAALVAAQTAAIEQLGRSSATELRGHVRISAPPALSSVLLAKPIAAVRRDHPGVEITLVGEKRLASLNRREADIAVRMSRPEDGDYAIVKLGETSFHLYASKSYLETVSPSDWTFIGYDETMNASPQQLRLIELAAGRPIAVRSSVLEFQAATARLGAGVVMLPDFAVLDTSGLQRIETEHILTREVWLVVHSDIKDVPSIRVVVDALKNALVK comes from the coding sequence GTGAAAATTCCCTATTGTTTCACAATGATTGGGAAAGAATTCACAAAACTCGACTGGGACGACCTTCGGCATTTCCTGGCGCTGGCGCAGTCCGGAACCTTGCTTGGCGCAGCAAAGCAGCTCGGCGTCGAACACGCGACGATCAGCCGGCGCGTTTCATCGCTTGAAGCCAGTCTGGGACGCAAGCTGGTCGACCGCCGCGGAAGGCGCATCATTTTAACCTCGGACGGAGAGCAGGTTGCCAGGCACGCCGCTCTTGTCGCGGCGCAGACTGCGGCAATCGAGCAGCTTGGCCGCAGCAGCGCCACGGAATTGCGTGGCCATGTCAGGATCAGCGCGCCTCCCGCGCTCTCAAGCGTGCTGCTGGCAAAGCCGATCGCGGCCGTCAGGCGAGACCATCCGGGTGTTGAGATCACGCTTGTCGGAGAAAAGCGCCTCGCCTCCCTGAACAGGCGGGAGGCGGATATTGCCGTGCGCATGTCGCGTCCCGAGGACGGCGATTACGCCATCGTCAAGCTCGGCGAGACCAGCTTCCATCTCTACGCATCGAAGAGCTATCTCGAAACGGTTTCCCCGTCGGACTGGACCTTCATCGGTTACGACGAAACCATGAACGCCTCACCGCAACAGCTGCGGCTAATCGAACTCGCCGCCGGCCGGCCGATCGCTGTGCGGTCATCCGTTCTGGAGTTTCAGGCTGCAACCGCAAGGCTGGGCGCCGGCGTCGTCATGCTCCCCGATTTCGCCGTCCTTGACACCAGCGGTCTCCAGCGCATTGAGACCGAACATATTTTGACAAGAGAGGTCTGGCTGGTTGTCCATTCGGATATCAAAGACGTCCCCTCCATCCGCGTCGTCGTCGATGCGCTGAAGAATGCTCTCGTGAAGTAG
- a CDS encoding glutathione-dependent formaldehyde-activating GFA (PFAM: glutathione-dependent formaldehyde-activating GFA~KEGG: sme:SM_b21378 hypothetical protein), with protein MPVEAIRTGGCLCDAVRYEVWGEPYQSGLCHCKTCRKITGSAFSATANWHRRQFQMSGEISTFDKRSFCPVCGSRLFFLFDDGVEVFLGTLDEAPYAISPMVEVWNIRREPWLAPVVGAALHEGNEIASEKAD; from the coding sequence ATGCCAGTCGAAGCAATACGAACGGGTGGATGCCTGTGCGATGCAGTGCGTTATGAGGTCTGGGGCGAGCCCTATCAGTCAGGGTTGTGCCACTGCAAGACGTGTAGAAAGATCACGGGCTCCGCTTTCTCCGCAACGGCAAATTGGCATCGTCGGCAATTCCAGATGTCCGGCGAAATCAGCACTTTCGATAAACGGTCCTTCTGCCCTGTCTGTGGTTCTCGGCTCTTCTTTCTCTTCGATGACGGCGTGGAAGTGTTTCTGGGGACGCTTGATGAAGCGCCTTACGCTATCAGCCCGATGGTCGAAGTGTGGAACATTCGACGTGAACCTTGGCTCGCACCGGTCGTCGGAGCTGCGCTTCACGAAGGAAATGAGATCGCTTCGGAAAAGGCGGACTAA
- a CDS encoding glutathione-dependent formaldehyde-activating GFA (PFAM: glutathione-dependent formaldehyde-activating GFA~KEGG: sme:SMa0112 hypothetical protein) has product MANAQCACGALRLMLSEPPQLTALCHCLACQRRTGAPFSANAFYSIGCVEISGTSTEFIRTAESGRKVRMHFCPTCGSTVYWKADAAPSWIGVAVGSLADPAFVSPALSVFEQSKHNWVQLDDEVEHFQGSVSG; this is encoded by the coding sequence ATGGCCAATGCCCAATGCGCCTGCGGCGCTCTGAGACTGATGCTCAGCGAGCCACCACAACTGACAGCTCTCTGCCACTGTTTGGCCTGCCAGCGCAGAACGGGTGCGCCGTTCAGCGCAAATGCTTTCTACTCGATCGGCTGCGTCGAAATATCTGGAACGTCTACAGAATTCATTCGTACTGCCGAGAGCGGTCGCAAGGTCCGAATGCATTTTTGCCCAACATGCGGCTCGACCGTCTATTGGAAGGCCGATGCTGCACCGTCCTGGATCGGGGTGGCGGTCGGTTCCCTTGCCGATCCGGCCTTCGTGTCACCTGCCCTATCAGTCTTCGAACAATCGAAACATAATTGGGTGCAGCTTGACGACGAGGTAGAGCACTTTCAAGGTTCGGTGTCCGGGTGA
- a CDS encoding alkyl hydroperoxide reductase/ Thiol specific antioxidant/ Mal allergen (PFAM: alkyl hydroperoxide reductase/ Thiol specific antioxidant/ Mal allergen~KEGG: rec:RHECIAT_CH0001202 putative peroxiredoxin protein), whose translation MSTLYVDHPLQPGDRVPNVVFDAISREGKIALDDFRGRSPLLIGLFRGLHCPFCRRHVAAMAYLNPVLREKGVQSLAVVNTPVERARLYFRYHPMPDLLAASDPVRASHQAFGLREVGIDTAMAIRIDLPGELPEPMGVMAMDEFLNRKEGYQITEADQQMMTADHGQLVGQFLIDREGIVRWSFTEVLEAGLQTFQAPNSQELMSVASQVVH comes from the coding sequence ATGTCCACGCTCTATGTCGACCATCCGCTACAACCGGGCGACCGGGTCCCGAACGTTGTGTTTGATGCGATCTCACGCGAGGGAAAGATCGCACTTGATGATTTTCGTGGCCGCAGCCCATTGTTGATCGGTTTGTTTCGAGGCCTGCATTGTCCGTTCTGCCGGCGCCATGTCGCGGCCATGGCATATCTCAACCCGGTGCTGCGTGAGAAAGGCGTCCAATCTCTGGCGGTGGTAAACACCCCGGTCGAACGCGCGCGGCTCTATTTCCGTTACCATCCGATGCCCGATCTTCTTGCTGCTTCCGACCCGGTACGGGCTTCGCACCAAGCCTTCGGCTTACGCGAGGTCGGGATCGACACGGCCATGGCGATACGGATCGATCTTCCGGGCGAGTTGCCCGAGCCTATGGGCGTGATGGCAATGGACGAATTTCTCAACAGGAAGGAAGGATATCAAATTACGGAAGCCGATCAGCAGATGATGACTGCCGACCATGGGCAGCTTGTCGGTCAGTTCCTAATCGACCGGGAGGGCATTGTACGCTGGAGCTTCACCGAAGTTCTGGAGGCTGGGCTCCAGACATTCCAGGCACCGAATTCCCAGGAATTGATGTCGGTCGCTTCCCAAGTCGTACATTAA
- a CDS encoding sulfate adenylyltransferase, large subunit (KEGG: rec:RHECIAT_CH0001211 sulfate adenylyltransferase protein, subunit 1 (cysteine biosynthesis protein)~TIGRFAM: sulfate adenylyltransferase, large subunit~PFAM: protein synthesis factor GTP-binding; elongation factor Tu domain 2 protein) has protein sequence MTAAQTAVSAATVVNLPAAEPLKAVRDTRPLRLITCGSVDDGKSTLIGRLLWDTKAVKEDQAATLQRDSTGKQNDLGLPDFALLLDGLQAEREQGITIDVAYRYFSTDKRSFIVADTPGHEQYTRNMATGASTADLAILLIDARFGILEQTRRHATIASLLGIKQFVLAINKIDLTGYDRAGFDKISHDFREFALSLGVKQITAIPMSALKGENVVYSGQAAMPWYSGPTLVETLELATVRSSQTVGFRLSVQRVSRPGESFRGYQGTVAGGSVKPGDSVMILPSGMVANVSKIVTFDLVRNAAVAGDAITLVLDRQVDVARGDMIVSIDAQPQVGLAFDAQIVALQPEGIEPGKRYWLKSGSRRQRVQVQPLSQLELKTGAWNAAQRLYMNAIGKVRLVFDEAAIFDPYEQNRLSGSFILIDPETNNTVAGGMVTGKRTELGGLHNGEARVILSLPADLAEQIMASELFASRSHEAEVRRMTAAEAADLWSSAASDI, from the coding sequence ATGACCGCAGCCCAAACCGCCGTCTCGGCCGCAACCGTCGTCAACCTGCCCGCCGCCGAGCCGCTCAAGGCCGTGCGCGATACCAGGCCGCTGCGCCTGATTACCTGCGGCAGCGTCGATGACGGCAAGTCGACCCTGATCGGCCGCCTGCTCTGGGACACCAAGGCGGTCAAGGAAGACCAGGCCGCCACGTTGCAGCGCGATTCCACCGGCAAGCAGAACGACCTCGGCCTGCCCGACTTCGCCCTGCTGCTCGACGGCCTGCAGGCCGAGCGCGAACAGGGCATCACCATCGATGTCGCCTATCGCTATTTCTCGACCGACAAGCGCTCCTTCATCGTCGCCGACACGCCCGGCCATGAGCAATATACCCGCAACATGGCGACCGGCGCCTCGACCGCCGATCTTGCCATTCTGCTGATCGATGCGCGCTTCGGCATTCTGGAGCAGACCCGCCGTCACGCGACGATCGCCTCGCTGCTCGGCATCAAGCAGTTTGTGCTTGCCATCAACAAGATCGACCTGACGGGCTACGACCGCGCCGGCTTCGACAAGATCAGCCATGACTTCCGGGAATTTGCACTGTCGCTCGGCGTCAAGCAGATCACCGCCATTCCGATGTCGGCGCTGAAGGGCGAAAACGTCGTCTATTCCGGCCAGGCCGCCATGCCCTGGTATAGCGGCCCGACGCTGGTGGAAACGCTGGAGCTTGCCACCGTGCGCTCGTCGCAGACGGTCGGCTTCCGCCTGTCCGTCCAGCGCGTCTCGCGTCCCGGCGAAAGTTTCCGCGGCTATCAGGGCACGGTTGCCGGCGGTTCGGTCAAACCCGGCGACAGCGTCATGATCCTGCCGTCCGGCATGGTCGCCAACGTCTCGAAGATCGTCACCTTCGATCTCGTCCGTAATGCCGCCGTGGCCGGCGATGCGATCACGCTGGTGCTCGACCGCCAGGTGGATGTGGCGCGCGGCGACATGATCGTCTCGATCGACGCACAGCCGCAGGTCGGCCTTGCCTTCGACGCGCAGATCGTCGCGCTGCAGCCTGAGGGCATCGAGCCCGGCAAGCGTTACTGGCTGAAGAGCGGCAGCCGCCGCCAGCGTGTCCAGGTGCAGCCGCTCAGCCAGCTGGAACTGAAGACCGGTGCCTGGAACGCCGCCCAGCGGCTCTACATGAACGCCATCGGCAAAGTCCGGCTCGTCTTCGACGAAGCGGCGATCTTCGACCCCTATGAGCAGAACCGGCTTTCCGGCTCCTTCATCCTGATCGATCCGGAGACCAACAACACGGTCGCCGGCGGCATGGTGACCGGCAAGCGCACGGAACTCGGCGGCCTGCACAATGGCGAAGCCCGCGTCATCCTCTCGCTTCCGGCCGACCTTGCCGAACAGATCATGGCGAGTGAACTCTTCGCCAGCCGCAGCCATGAGGCCGAGGTGCGGCGCATGACGGCAGCAGAAGCCGCCGACCTCTGGTCGAGCGCTGCAAGCGATATCTGA